Proteins from a genomic interval of Clostridium sp. 'deep sea':
- the ligA gene encoding NAD-dependent DNA ligase LigA: MSKIIEVKQKLKKIKETINRHAYNYYVLDNPTISDGAYDSLINELKQLESLYPELVTTDSPTQRVGDSPALGFSKIKHDVPMLSLDNVFNEEGIKSFYRKAEELAGEQNPQIVVEPKIDGLAISIKYENGVLVQAATRGNGVVGEDVTANIKTIKSIPLLLQRPLTIEVRGEVFMPWQSFNEINKKREANDEKLLANPRNAAAGTIRQLDPRIVANRNLDAFFYEIASLNEKMPASQYEILQLLKNSGLKVNNKIKLCSDVEEIFEVISEWEKERFNLGYLIDGLVLKVNNKDLHEKIGYTSHHPRWATAFKFPAEEAVTKLLNIEINVGRTGVLTPTAILEPVQISGTTVSRATLHNDDYIKLKDIRIGDQVIVHKAGEIIPKIEAALVEMRDGTEQVYEFPNQCPFCKHEVVKSNEEVAIRCVNLHCPSRIREQLIHFVSKSAMDIVGLGASQVTTLIRKGLIKSPADIYRLKREDLIDLDRFGEKSVSNLLKAIEQSKQNSLEKLLMALGIRHVGARISSDLAKHFKTLQNLKEASVEKLLEINDIGERVADSISLYFKDEGNLELLSELQSVGVNTKYIGEELANKEQLLTGKQFVLTGKLIKYSRNEAKAIIEKLGGVVNSAVSKNTSFLLAGEKAGSKLKKAQSLGIKIISEDEFQELIGDNK; this comes from the coding sequence GTGAGTAAAATTATTGAGGTAAAACAAAAACTTAAAAAAATAAAAGAAACAATTAACCGACACGCTTATAACTACTATGTTTTAGATAATCCAACAATAAGTGATGGGGCATATGATAGTTTAATAAATGAATTAAAGCAGTTAGAGTCTTTGTATCCCGAGCTAGTTACTACAGACTCTCCAACCCAAAGAGTGGGAGATAGTCCAGCCTTAGGATTTAGTAAAATAAAGCATGATGTGCCAATGCTTAGCCTAGATAATGTATTTAATGAAGAGGGCATTAAAAGTTTTTACAGAAAGGCTGAAGAGTTAGCGGGAGAGCAAAACCCCCAAATTGTTGTAGAACCTAAAATAGATGGTTTAGCTATAAGCATAAAATATGAGAATGGTGTTTTAGTTCAGGCAGCAACTAGAGGCAATGGTGTGGTAGGTGAGGACGTAACAGCAAATATAAAAACTATTAAATCAATACCTTTATTATTACAAAGACCCCTAACAATTGAGGTAAGGGGAGAGGTATTTATGCCCTGGCAATCGTTTAATGAAATAAATAAAAAAAGAGAAGCTAACGATGAAAAGTTGTTAGCAAATCCACGCAATGCCGCAGCAGGAACAATAAGACAATTAGATCCCCGAATTGTAGCTAATAGAAACCTAGATGCTTTTTTTTACGAGATAGCAAGCTTAAATGAAAAAATGCCAGCAAGTCAATATGAGATATTGCAGTTATTAAAAAACTCTGGTTTAAAGGTAAACAATAAGATAAAACTCTGTAGTGATGTGGAAGAAATATTTGAGGTAATAAGTGAGTGGGAAAAAGAACGTTTTAATTTAGGATATCTTATTGATGGATTGGTACTTAAAGTGAATAATAAAGATTTACATGAAAAAATAGGGTATACATCTCATCATCCACGTTGGGCAACAGCTTTTAAGTTTCCAGCTGAAGAGGCTGTAACTAAATTACTAAATATAGAGATAAATGTAGGCAGAACAGGAGTATTAACACCAACAGCTATTTTAGAACCTGTTCAAATTTCTGGTACTACAGTAAGCAGAGCAACTTTGCATAATGATGATTATATAAAACTTAAAGATATCCGCATAGGTGATCAAGTAATTGTGCATAAAGCAGGAGAGATTATCCCTAAAATAGAGGCTGCCTTAGTAGAAATGAGAGATGGTACAGAGCAGGTTTATGAGTTTCCAAATCAATGTCCATTTTGTAAACATGAGGTAGTTAAAAGCAATGAAGAGGTAGCTATTCGCTGTGTGAACTTACATTGCCCTTCACGTATTAGAGAGCAGTTAATTCACTTTGTATCAAAATCTGCTATGGATATTGTGGGTTTAGGAGCCTCTCAAGTAACAACATTAATAAGAAAAGGCTTAATAAAATCTCCAGCAGATATTTACAGATTAAAGCGAGAGGATTTAATAGATTTAGATCGTTTTGGAGAAAAATCTGTTAGCAACTTACTTAAAGCAATAGAGCAAAGCAAACAAAACTCACTAGAAAAGCTGCTTATGGCTTTGGGCATAAGACACGTAGGAGCAAGAATATCTAGTGATTTAGCTAAACACTTTAAAACACTACAAAACTTAAAAGAGGCTTCGGTAGAAAAATTATTAGAGATAAATGATATTGGCGAAAGAGTTGCTGATTCAATTAGTTTATATTTTAAAGATGAAGGAAATCTTGAACTTCTTAGTGAACTACAGAGTGTGGGTGTTAATACCAAATATATTGGTGAGGAACTAGCTAACAAGGAGCAGTTATTAACTGGTAAACAATTTGTTTTAACAGGAAAACTTATAAAATACTCTCGTAATGAGGCAAAAGCAATAATTGAAAAACTAGGTGGAGTTGTTAACAGTGCTGTAAGTAAAAACACAAGTTTTTTATTGGCTGGAGAAAAAGCTGGTTCTAAACTAAAAAAAGCACAATCTTTAGGTATTAAAATAATAAGTGAAGATGAATTTCAAGAATTAATAGGTGATAACAAATGA